The DNA sequence ATTGTCTTTTGATTCTACTCTTATATTGCAGGTTGATGATTAATATGTCGTCTGATTATAAGTTAGACATTGTTGATCATCATCATGACCCTGAAGAACTAGCACTAGATGATGAAAACCCTAATGCAGTGAACACAATTTTCAATGGAATTCATGAGCAAGCCAAGATGCTCAACAATTTTGCAACCAACCTAGAGCGTAGAGCTTTGAATGATAGGTGCCAACCCAATCTTCTAAGATCAATTTCACTTAATTCTTGCTTTGATGTTCTGTTTTGGTTAGGAGTGATTGGAACTACTTATTCAACCATGGTAGCATGCTTTTAATCTCATAGTactataaattgataatgattctTTTAAGGACAATATAATGCAAGTGATGTGTTAAACACATTCATGATTCATTTCTAAAGCAGATTTCTGAAAACTAGTAAAGTTACAGAAGACGACGACGAAGGACGTCGCTTGCATAGATCGGCTAAGAAGTCCGGGCCGCTTATCTCCGGCACGGCATACTGTATTTCTTCCTGCAGCATGATAATGCTAAACAAAATTGTTCTATCAAGTTATAATTTCAATGCAGGAATATCACTTATGTTTTATCAAGTTAGTTAGTTTTCTAACCTTTTTTTGTTCGTTTACTACTCTTTCTGTCTATGTACTTTTAAGTGTCATTCTTAGAATACATGGTTATTCcaaaaataacatttaaaaaatagaCAGAAAGATAGTATATGAAAGGTTCTTCGTCGATATAACTTCTTTTGTGCTTTGTAGAACCTTATTAGCACTCTGGTTGTGGTTCTGTTGTCACTTTTCGGCCGAATTTCGGTTGAAAGGCTAAATTGGAGGCTGGTTAGAGTCTGGATCCCTGTCAATGTCATATTTATTAGCATGCTTGTATCAGGCATGTATAGGTATGCAACAATAATcaactctcttttttcttttaagatcTAAGAAGATTTGGATATGATGATAATTAGAGAAACCATTTTTTATATGGTGAACTATTTTCAATTTGCAGTTTGAAGTTCATAAATATTGCAATGGTGACAATTCTCAAGAATGTGACAAATATCTTGACAGCAATTGGAGAATTATATTTGTTTAGgaaacatcaaaattcaaaagtcTGGGCTGCCATGTTTCTCATGGTAAATAGAATTTTCATTCTTCTTACATTCATAATTATATATACTCACTTATTTAAATTTAGTTAAGATACAACATTAACATTCTTGATACAGATTATCTCCGCCGTGAGTGGCGGCATTACGGATCTTTCATTCGACGGTGTTGGTTATGCATGGCAGATTATCAACTGTGTTCTTACTGCAAGTTATTCTGTAtgtagattttattcctttgcttTAATTTCATATTCTTATCGGGTTAAACTTTTAGAATAAACAgttttgttaaaatataattaggattaattagtattatttagtatatctgaatatttattataggagattacgtctttattattatgattctcttagtatctataaatatccttttatattgtatcattctaaacaatttgaatagacaacttgaatacactcgaTAAGATTCTAACAACTTCGATCGACGAGTAATAAGGCTTATGCAAGATTCATGCAAATCTGTGTATTTTTTTCCGATCAATTTAAACTTTTGGAATGAATAATTTCGTGACAGAAATATACTATAATGGAATGAAATGCTTTGTGACAGCTTACCCTTAGATGGGTGATGGATGAAGCAAAGAAAGCAACAAAATCAGGATCTCTAAATGAAGTTTCAATGGTGTTGCTGAATAATTTGTTGTCTCTACCTTTGGCCATAGTTCTGATCTTTGTTTTTGGCGAGTTGGATTATGTAATACATGCGTGAGTGATACGTTTCTTAGTCTCAGAAACTCAATCAGAATCCTAACTAGTTGTTTATGGTGTCTTGATTTTGATTATGGTTGGTATTATGTTGTAGCAATGTGGTGAAGTTGCCAATGTTTTGGGGAGTTGCAACTGCAAGTGGATTCATTGGACTTTCTATCAGCTTCACATCAATGTGGTTCTTGCATCAAACTGGACCTACCACATATAGGTAATTAATTTCATCTACTTCAAATAATTTAATACATGGATTGCATAAGGGAGCTTCAGAATTTCTTAGTGCCAGAGTGTATCAGTATTCCAAGTTTAGGGAAAAACACTCTGTCCGTTAAAATGGGTCAAATTCATCGTACTAATTCATTAATTTGACTTAAACGAGTAaatttttgtctctaaaattcAGGCCTTACAAATAAGACGATAAAGGAATTTGATTGGATTAACAAAAAAGAAAGGTTAAATAGGTCATTCTACAAGCTAAAGCgtttacatttaaaaaaaaatcaacattttttttaattttttattgattcgACTTAAAGATCCCATTTATCAACTTAAAAATCTCTA is a window from the Arachis hypogaea cultivar Tifrunner chromosome 1, arahy.Tifrunner.gnm2.J5K5, whole genome shotgun sequence genome containing:
- the LOC112792082 gene encoding GDP-mannose transporter GONST2; translation: MINMSSDYKLDIVDHHHDPEELALDDENPNAVNTIFNGIHEQAKMLNNFATNLERRALNDRFLKTSKVTEDDDEGRRLHRSAKKSGPLISGTAYCISSCSMIMLNKIVLSSYNFNAGISLMFYQNLISTLVVVLLSLFGRISVERLNWRLVRVWIPVNVIFISMLVSGMYSLKFINIAMVTILKNVTNILTAIGELYLFRKHQNSKVWAAMFLMIISAVSGGITDLSFDGVGYAWQIINCVLTASYSLTLRWVMDEAKKATKSGSLNEVSMVLLNNLLSLPLAIVLIFVFGELDYVIHANVVKLPMFWGVATASGFIGLSISFTSMWFLHQTGPTTYSLVGSLNKIPISIAGILVFKVPLSISNLFSILFGLFAGVFFAKAKMS